A genome region from Tolypothrix sp. PCC 7712 includes the following:
- a CDS encoding ISKra4 family transposase, which yields MNNHQSILSHINDTLQDLPECHHLEEFVGEFYNMWLKLGNFVQQSLFQALIEEKEAEYSHPRTKREKRYYTPLGEMVVVRRAYETTDGIKVKVDEELGLPKDKWLPMVLELACALGVSSEFPNSHSLFQKWTRLDLTQKTLANQVEKTGNQLQTQEFQVRCEQDTSSQFGIPNQEQEPPDLLYVGVDGVMTPLNQKQGYKEAKVGVIFWSKDHQKVGKKRGVIRTREYVATLKSRPEFTQRVSQLYNQVAGTKPTKTVVIGDGAHWIWSMASEQFPGSVEILDFFHLSEYVWAVAKAAYPNNEDYQLDWVKTQQQLLKKSQWNTVIENCHQFPKKKKDLKGAITDLERYLTNNQSRIDYHSYLKAGLMIGSGVVESSNRRVVTQRLKQAGMHWSLFGAEGVMALRAAYLSNSTRWSNFWSSKSYNYSQVA from the coding sequence ATGAACAACCACCAATCAATTCTGTCTCACATCAATGACACACTCCAGGACTTACCGGAGTGTCACCATTTAGAAGAATTTGTGGGCGAATTTTACAATATGTGGCTAAAATTAGGGAACTTTGTGCAACAAAGCTTATTCCAAGCCTTAATTGAAGAAAAAGAAGCCGAATACTCACATCCGAGAACTAAACGAGAAAAAAGATATTACACTCCATTAGGTGAAATGGTTGTTGTACGTAGAGCTTATGAGACAACAGATGGTATTAAAGTCAAAGTTGATGAAGAGTTAGGACTACCAAAAGATAAATGGCTACCAATGGTATTAGAATTAGCCTGTGCCTTGGGAGTTAGTAGTGAATTTCCAAATTCTCACTCCTTGTTTCAAAAATGGACAAGACTAGATTTGACACAAAAAACCTTAGCTAATCAAGTAGAAAAGACAGGAAATCAACTACAAACACAAGAGTTTCAGGTTCGATGTGAGCAAGACACTTCTTCACAGTTTGGAATTCCCAATCAAGAGCAGGAACCACCAGATTTATTATATGTGGGAGTTGATGGAGTCATGACTCCCTTGAATCAAAAACAAGGATATAAAGAAGCAAAAGTTGGTGTAATTTTCTGGAGTAAAGACCATCAAAAAGTTGGTAAAAAAAGAGGTGTTATACGTACTCGGGAATATGTAGCTACTTTAAAATCTCGACCAGAATTTACTCAGAGAGTATCCCAGTTATATAATCAAGTAGCAGGTACAAAACCCACAAAAACCGTAGTAATTGGTGATGGCGCACATTGGATTTGGTCGATGGCATCAGAACAATTTCCAGGTTCGGTGGAAATTCTCGACTTTTTTCATCTCTCGGAATATGTGTGGGCAGTAGCGAAAGCAGCGTATCCAAATAACGAAGACTATCAATTGGATTGGGTAAAAACTCAACAACAATTACTAAAAAAATCACAATGGAATACAGTAATTGAAAATTGTCATCAATTCCCCAAAAAGAAGAAAGATTTAAAGGGAGCTATTACCGATTTAGAGCGTTATTTAACTAATAATCAGAGTCGGATTGATTATCACTCTTATTTAAAAGCTGGTTTAATGATTGGTTCGGGAGTGGTTGAAAGCTCCAATCGGCGTGTGGTTACACAAAGATTAAAACAAGCGGGAATGCATTGGTCTTTATTTGGAGCTGAAGGAGTTATGGCATTAAGGGCAGCATATTTAAGTAATTCAACTCGATGGTCAAATTTTTGGTCATCCAAATCTTACAATTACAGTCAGGTAGCGTAA
- a CDS encoding S1C family serine protease, with amino-acid sequence MSSLLALSNSLADTVEQVGSSVVAVNAGRRVSSSGIHWRNGIIVTSDESLQRYEEITITLADGRTVGATHLGHDSSTDVAVFQISDAAVPVATIGDTTTLKVGNLVLGIARSNEGELRAALGAVSVVSGAWRSMNGGNIDQYIRPDITLYPGFAGGPLVDAAGNVVGMNTSGRRSTALTIPVATVNRVVEQLLAKGHIARGYLGVGMQPVRLPNNLTTTLNLLTDTGVIVVNVEPAGPADKAGVLLGDVLVKLDGTTVSDTGDVMALLNSSDRVGKTVPLQVVRGGVLVELAIAIGERPAE; translated from the coding sequence ATGTCTTCATTACTAGCTTTGTCCAATAGTTTAGCTGATACCGTAGAACAAGTCGGGAGTTCTGTAGTTGCAGTTAACGCTGGTAGACGGGTTTCCTCAAGTGGAATTCACTGGCGGAATGGCATCATTGTCACTTCCGATGAATCGCTGCAACGTTATGAGGAAATTACTATTACTCTGGCAGATGGCCGTACTGTTGGAGCTACACATTTAGGACATGATTCTAGTACAGATGTCGCTGTGTTTCAAATTTCAGATGCAGCCGTACCTGTGGCGACAATTGGCGATACTACAACACTTAAAGTAGGCAATTTAGTATTAGGAATAGCCAGAAGTAACGAAGGAGAATTGCGCGCGGCTTTAGGCGCAGTAAGTGTCGTGAGTGGTGCGTGGCGGAGTATGAACGGTGGGAATATTGACCAATATATCCGCCCAGATATTACCCTATATCCAGGCTTTGCTGGCGGCCCGTTGGTAGATGCGGCTGGTAATGTAGTAGGCATGAATACATCGGGAAGGCGTAGTACAGCATTAACTATCCCTGTGGCTACAGTTAACCGTGTAGTTGAGCAATTATTAGCTAAAGGTCATATTGCCCGGGGTTATTTAGGTGTAGGAATGCAACCTGTACGCTTACCCAATAACCTCACAACTACCTTAAATTTACTTACTGATACTGGTGTAATTGTTGTCAATGTTGAGCCAGCTGGGCCTGCAGATAAAGCCGGGGTATTGCTGGGGGATGTATTAGTGAAATTGGATGGTACAACGGTGAGTGATACCGGTGATGTGATGGCGTTACTTAATAGTAGCGATCGCGTGGGTAAAACTGTACCATTGCAAGTGGTTCGTGGTGGGGTGTTAGTCGAGTTAGCGATCGCAATTGGCGAACGTCCAGCTGAGTAA
- a CDS encoding S1C family serine protease, with amino-acid sequence MTNTSFPNIADELAALAAKLRHNTVKVRSGSQGVGSGVIWQADGLIITNAHVATSRRATVELADGRIFEAVRTKFDPQQDLAALKINATNLQTATIGDSDALRVGELVIAVGNPFADTGAVTTGIIHGQHQRAVMADIQLYPGNSGGPLADCLGRVVGINTMVVNGLAVAVPSLAVNRFLLGASRPQLGVTLQPVLIGNRNLGLLVLSVLPDSAAATAGVQIGDVLIGVSGRSLSRYDDLSKYLQQSKDGEALPLQIWRGSQQFVVYVVLQSGKTAVESR; translated from the coding sequence ATGACTAACACAAGCTTTCCCAACATTGCTGATGAATTGGCAGCCTTAGCTGCTAAATTACGCCACAACACCGTTAAAGTCAGAAGCGGTTCCCAAGGAGTTGGTTCTGGTGTGATTTGGCAAGCCGATGGCTTAATTATTACCAATGCCCATGTCGCTACTAGCCGCAGAGCTACGGTAGAATTAGCTGATGGGCGGATATTTGAAGCTGTACGTACTAAGTTTGACCCACAACAAGATTTAGCTGCACTGAAAATTAATGCTACTAACTTACAGACTGCAACTATTGGTGATTCGGATGCGCTGCGAGTCGGGGAATTAGTTATAGCGGTGGGGAATCCCTTTGCTGATACTGGCGCTGTGACTACAGGAATTATTCACGGACAGCATCAACGAGCAGTGATGGCAGATATTCAATTGTATCCTGGGAATTCTGGCGGGCCTTTGGCTGATTGTCTCGGTCGCGTTGTGGGAATTAATACAATGGTTGTCAACGGTTTAGCTGTCGCCGTCCCTAGTTTAGCAGTCAACCGCTTTTTACTAGGTGCCAGCCGTCCGCAACTAGGAGTAACTTTGCAACCTGTGCTGATAGGTAACCGCAACCTGGGATTATTAGTTTTATCTGTGCTTCCTGATAGCGCAGCCGCCACAGCTGGCGTACAAATTGGCGATGTGTTGATTGGCGTGTCGGGGCGATCGCTCTCTAGATATGATGATTTAAGCAAATATCTGCAACAAAGCAAAGATGGCGAAGCCTTACCCCTACAAATTTGGCGTGGCAGTCAGCAATTTGTAGTTTATGTAGTATTGCAGAGTGGGAAAACTGCGGTGGAGTCGAGATGA
- a CDS encoding response regulator transcription factor yields the protein MIRVMVVATSPVVRAGLAAVVTSNSQLTVVGSASDLDVLTREVEQLEPDVVLLDLGANLQPTIWEKLLLIQQQQYPLGFLVIVEELESIDLEAAIHAGVRGLLPSTSTESEIIAATIAIADNLVVLHPDFLELLPLREKVTTTPVQTLTPREIEVLGMLGSGLGNRAIAKHLHISEHTVKFHISSIFQKLGVSSRTEAVTVGVRLGLIML from the coding sequence ATGATTCGGGTAATGGTAGTTGCAACTTCCCCTGTGGTGCGGGCGGGTTTAGCGGCGGTTGTAACTAGCAATTCCCAGTTAACGGTGGTGGGGAGTGCATCCGATTTGGATGTGTTAACTAGGGAAGTAGAACAATTAGAACCTGATGTAGTGCTACTAGATTTAGGTGCGAATCTGCAACCAACAATCTGGGAAAAATTGCTTTTAATTCAACAGCAACAATATCCTCTAGGATTTTTGGTAATTGTAGAGGAACTAGAAAGCATTGATTTAGAAGCCGCCATTCATGCTGGCGTTCGGGGTTTATTACCCAGTACCAGTACAGAATCAGAAATTATCGCGGCGACAATTGCGATCGCAGATAATTTAGTAGTGCTACATCCGGATTTTTTAGAGTTACTACCCCTGCGGGAAAAAGTCACCACTACTCCCGTACAAACCCTAACACCCAGAGAAATTGAAGTTTTAGGAATGCTTGGTTCTGGTTTAGGTAATCGAGCGATCGCTAAACACCTGCATATTTCTGAGCATACTGTAAAGTTTCACATCTCATCGATTTTTCAAAAGCTAGGTGTGTCTTCCCGCACTGAGGCTGTAACTGTTGGTGTACGTCTGGGTTTGATTATGCTCTAA
- a CDS encoding CHAT domain-containing protein, giving the protein MLHKNIYIHAVVIIITTILNPFVGNLSPFFNAPQAVAQTAQERKRQADILRQKKDIESLQAALTIYQEIGDKEGIVAALQMLAKRHRYQKEYVKEIAYLQQALVIVKQLQQPEKELEVLEAIANYYRGQDNYAKTIESLQQMLALVRQINHPEREFNYLARISRTYSLLKDDAKTIESLQQMLVLARRINNQDKELTVLQELAAAYGQNNYTQAMAYYQQVLVLAKKLQKPDIELQVLTRLVNIHGYIGDEAKVGKYAQQSLALARQLPNKERELEVLKDVAFAYQIIKNYPKAIDYYKQTLALAKQLNKEIIESQTLQKLVRLFVKIEDTNQADIYARAVLMLAQNKSQTNQTLEVLNELAWAYYSGGNYHKGLEYLQQMLSLAQKSQNQKQELEALNDLGKFSDSLEDYAKVIYYYQQRLKIARNTQNQEIELETLKSLTNAYLILGDYVKAIDYEQQILTVGRKSQDRKIELESLRSLGSIYSNFEDYYQAINYYQQSLAVARQLKNREAERMLVADIASGYFSLKNYTKALEYFQQSLTLARQEKFKGLEVSQLRELGDFYLARKDSVKAISYFQQALEVARLDKESKGLNEQSALETLGYAYLELGDYTKAISYAQQSLEVAQKITKIYSEDVVSSSLILLGTIYYEQGNYNQSLKYAQKLLEIENLTEKLTTNSQWQSLRNLGISLAESGHFTAAEKKLRASIQQYESGRKKLNNNQAYNDTYKVSSFEDIIDSYRTLQKVLIAQNQPQSALEIAEQGRSRVFVDLLAKRLLSKQATPVSLQPLNISQIQRVAQHQKATIVEYSITRRYWSDTWNPQQSELYIWVVKPTGEIIFRQVDLKSLKTPLKDLIRQTRQLINQGRGSNKNNLTIKQLDNPEAPPIKDVVSPVESLRINHRSLQQLHQLLIAPIADLLPNDPDSHVIFIPQDELFLVPFPALQDAQSKFLIEKHTILTAPAIQILDLTHQRRKLNRRDKSALVVGNPTMPKVSFVPGQSPEQLSPLPEAETEAQLIAQMLGTKALIGNQPTKATVISKLPKVNIIHLATHGLLDDRRGLGSSIALAPDVEKQEGNGNGLLTADEILNLQLNAELVVLSACDTGAGKITGDGVIGLSRSFISAGVASVLVSLWAVPDAPTASLMTEFYRSWQQQPDKAAALRQAMLVTMKQHPHPKNWAAFTIIGEAE; this is encoded by the coding sequence ATGCTACATAAAAATATATATATTCATGCAGTTGTGATTATTATTACAACCATACTTAATCCCTTTGTAGGCAATTTATCTCCTTTTTTCAATGCACCTCAAGCAGTAGCACAAACTGCACAAGAAAGGAAAAGACAAGCTGATATTTTGCGACAAAAAAAAGATATAGAATCTTTGCAAGCAGCTTTAACTATTTATCAAGAAATTGGAGACAAAGAAGGAATAGTTGCGGCACTGCAGATGCTAGCAAAGAGGCATCGATATCAAAAGGAATATGTAAAAGAAATTGCCTATTTGCAACAAGCTTTAGTGATAGTAAAGCAACTGCAGCAACCAGAAAAAGAATTGGAAGTTTTGGAAGCGATCGCTAATTATTATAGAGGACAAGATAACTATGCTAAAACTATTGAATCTCTTCAGCAAATGTTAGCATTAGTACGCCAAATTAATCACCCTGAAAGAGAGTTTAATTACCTAGCTCGTATTAGCCGTACTTACAGTTTGCTCAAAGATGATGCTAAAACTATTGAATCTCTTCAGCAAATGTTGGTGTTAGCGCGTCGCATTAATAACCAGGATAAAGAGTTAACAGTTCTCCAGGAATTAGCTGCGGCTTACGGTCAGAACAACTATACTCAAGCAATGGCTTACTATCAGCAAGTTTTAGTACTAGCAAAAAAATTGCAAAAACCAGATATAGAGTTGCAAGTTCTCACAAGGCTAGTTAATATTCATGGTTATATTGGTGATGAAGCTAAAGTTGGTAAATACGCACAACAAAGTCTAGCCTTAGCAAGGCAACTACCAAATAAAGAGCGGGAATTAGAAGTTCTTAAAGATGTAGCTTTTGCCTACCAAATCATTAAAAATTATCCCAAAGCTATTGATTACTATAAGCAAACTTTAGCTTTAGCAAAACAACTAAATAAAGAAATTATAGAGAGTCAAACCCTACAAAAATTAGTACGGTTATTTGTAAAGATTGAAGACACAAATCAAGCAGATATATATGCACGTGCTGTTCTCATGTTAGCACAAAACAAATCACAAACAAATCAGACTTTAGAGGTTTTGAATGAACTAGCCTGGGCTTACTATTCTGGAGGAAATTATCACAAAGGGCTGGAATATCTTCAGCAAATGCTTTCTCTAGCACAAAAGTCACAAAATCAAAAACAAGAATTAGAAGCGCTTAACGATTTAGGTAAATTTTCTGATTCTTTAGAAGACTATGCCAAAGTTATTTACTACTATCAGCAAAGGCTAAAAATCGCCCGAAATACACAAAATCAGGAGATAGAGTTGGAGACTTTAAAATCTCTAACTAATGCTTATTTGATTTTAGGAGATTATGTCAAAGCAATTGATTACGAACAGCAAATTTTAACTGTAGGCAGGAAGTCCCAAGACCGGAAAATAGAATTGGAATCGCTGAGGTCTCTAGGTAGTATTTACAGCAATTTTGAAGATTATTATCAAGCAATTAACTACTATCAGCAAAGTTTAGCTGTAGCACGACAACTGAAAAATCGTGAAGCCGAAAGAATGCTGGTTGCAGATATAGCATCTGGATATTTTTCATTAAAAAACTATACCAAGGCACTGGAATATTTTCAGCAAAGTTTAACATTAGCGCGGCAAGAGAAGTTTAAGGGATTAGAAGTATCTCAATTAAGAGAGCTAGGTGATTTTTATTTAGCTAGAAAAGACTCCGTTAAAGCCATTAGCTACTTTCAACAAGCTTTAGAGGTAGCGCGACTAGATAAAGAATCCAAAGGACTTAATGAACAGTCTGCCCTCGAAACACTAGGTTATGCTTATCTTGAACTTGGAGACTATACTAAAGCAATTAGCTATGCCCAACAAAGTTTAGAAGTCGCGCAGAAAATCACTAAAATATATAGTGAAGATGTAGTATCTAGCAGCTTAATTCTCTTAGGAACTATCTACTACGAACAGGGGAACTACAACCAATCCCTTAAATATGCTCAAAAACTTTTAGAAATCGAAAATCTCACAGAAAAATTAACTACTAATTCTCAGTGGCAATCTTTAAGAAATTTAGGAATTTCTCTAGCTGAATCTGGTCATTTCACAGCAGCAGAGAAAAAACTACGTGCGAGTATTCAACAATATGAATCTGGCAGAAAAAAGCTAAACAATAATCAAGCCTATAATGATACATACAAAGTATCTTCTTTTGAGGATATCATTGATTCTTACCGGACTTTACAAAAAGTACTCATTGCTCAGAATCAGCCGCAATCAGCTTTAGAAATTGCCGAACAGGGACGTAGCCGCGTGTTTGTTGATTTATTAGCCAAGCGGTTATTGTCTAAGCAAGCTACTCCAGTAAGTCTTCAGCCATTAAATATCTCTCAAATTCAGCGAGTTGCTCAACACCAAAAAGCCACAATAGTTGAATATTCAATTACTAGGAGATATTGGTCAGATACTTGGAATCCACAACAATCAGAATTATATATTTGGGTTGTCAAACCTACAGGAGAAATTATATTTCGGCAAGTTGACCTTAAATCTCTGAAAACTCCTCTTAAAGATTTGATTCGCCAAACTCGTCAACTAATTAACCAAGGTAGAGGTAGTAACAAAAATAATCTGACAATCAAACAACTAGATAATCCCGAAGCACCGCCAATCAAAGATGTGGTTTCTCCAGTTGAGTCTTTGCGTATCAATCACCGCAGCTTACAGCAACTCCATCAACTACTCATTGCACCTATTGCTGATTTACTACCAAATGATCCTGATTCCCATGTAATTTTCATTCCTCAAGATGAACTCTTTCTTGTACCTTTTCCTGCGTTGCAAGATGCACAAAGCAAATTCTTAATAGAAAAGCATACGATACTGACCGCCCCAGCCATTCAAATTCTTGACCTAACCCATCAACGGCGTAAGCTGAATCGTAGAGATAAAAGTGCCTTGGTGGTAGGTAATCCTACGATGCCAAAAGTATCTTTTGTGCCGGGGCAATCTCCAGAACAATTATCACCTTTACCAGAAGCAGAAACAGAAGCGCAGTTAATTGCTCAGATGCTAGGTACTAAGGCTTTGATTGGCAATCAACCTACTAAAGCAACTGTGATATCAAAGTTACCAAAAGTCAACATCATTCATCTAGCTACTCACGGCTTACTGGATGATAGACGTGGCTTAGGAAGTAGTATTGCTCTAGCGCCTGATGTCGAAAAGCAGGAGGGTAACGGTAATGGTTTACTGACTGCTGATGAAATTCTCAATTTACAGCTAAATGCTGAATTAGTCGTTCTCAGTGCTTGCGACACTGGCGCGGGTAAGATTACAGGTGATGGGGTAATTGGTTTATCTCGCTCGTTTATTTCTGCTGGTGTTGCTAGTGTGTTGGTTTCTCTCTGGGCTGTACCGGATGCGCCGACAGCATCGTTAATGACTGAATTTTATCGCAGTTGGCAACAGCAACCAGATAAAGCTGCTGCACTGCGTCAGGCAATGTTGGTAACGATGAAACAACACCCTCATCCTAAAAATTGGGCGGCTTTCACTATTATTGGTGAGGCAGAGTAG
- a CDS encoding GNAT family N-acetyltransferase encodes MSCDRFQKSFSADPTLSSKLFDLVEATFPGLTSLAERARELGASWEDASTPFILFDDDVAITHIGVLEIPMYIMGEKVTVGGVHGVCTREGFRRRGYYRQVMNEVMEYCDQRYETLVLTTLEPEYYLPFGFRVVPEHSFKLKCNSTGSINGLRTLDFADVKDIALLHRLLETRVPVSNIVGVVNEKAVFCVDEGSRPLHYFPDLDAIACMEIENTTLHLYDLVTTQMYPLQKILDRIPQLIKEVVIYFSPDLLNVEDVEAFIYEIEETKLMVRGKFAAEKEKFTLPRSARC; translated from the coding sequence ATGAGCTGCGATCGCTTCCAAAAATCCTTCTCTGCCGATCCTACCTTAAGCAGTAAGCTGTTTGACTTAGTAGAAGCCACCTTTCCGGGACTTACTAGCCTAGCTGAACGCGCACGAGAACTAGGTGCATCATGGGAAGACGCTTCAACTCCCTTCATTCTCTTTGATGATGATGTCGCCATTACCCATATCGGAGTTTTAGAAATTCCGATGTACATCATGGGTGAAAAGGTAACCGTTGGCGGAGTTCATGGCGTATGTACCCGCGAGGGATTTCGCAGAAGAGGCTATTATCGCCAAGTCATGAATGAAGTAATGGAATATTGCGACCAACGTTATGAAACTCTAGTATTGACGACGTTGGAACCAGAGTATTATTTACCTTTTGGCTTTCGCGTTGTTCCAGAACACAGCTTTAAACTCAAGTGTAATTCCACAGGTAGCATCAACGGCTTGAGAACACTGGATTTTGCAGATGTCAAAGATATTGCATTGTTGCACAGACTGCTAGAAACCCGTGTACCTGTCTCTAATATAGTTGGGGTAGTCAACGAAAAGGCTGTATTCTGCGTTGACGAAGGTAGCCGTCCTTTACATTATTTCCCAGATTTAGATGCGATCGCCTGCATGGAGATAGAAAATACCACACTTCATCTTTACGATTTAGTGACTACTCAAATGTATCCCTTGCAAAAAATCTTGGATAGGATACCTCAACTCATTAAAGAAGTCGTGATTTACTTCAGTCCCGACTTGCTGAATGTTGAAGATGTGGAAGCATTTATCTATGAAATTGAAGAAACTAAATTAATGGTGCGTGGTAAATTTGCCGCAGAAAAGGAAAAATTTACCCTTCCCCGTTCTGCACGTTGTTGA
- a CDS encoding GNAT family N-acetyltransferase, with protein sequence MPTIRTLQPGDEMLLENFLLQHIDTSMFLRSNWREAGLVDVGERFQGTYIAALLDNNIVAVAAHYWNGMVVVQAPVYLPEVVQIAVAQSHRTISGIAGPAAQVEVTKQVLGLAHHPTNIDERELLFSLALSDLQIPPALASGEVKCRLPHQEEFDLLTEWCVAYNVEALKQSGNTDLSLSCRHAIEARQATARHWILVVEDTPVAYTTFNARLPDIVQIGGVWTPPAFRGKGYARSVVAGSLLEARSHGVERAILFTQQTNLAAQAAYRSIGFRTTGEEFGLVLFDMK encoded by the coding sequence ATGCCCACCATCAGAACCCTACAACCAGGTGATGAAATGTTGCTAGAGAATTTTCTGTTGCAACATATCGATACTTCGATGTTTTTGCGTTCTAATTGGCGAGAGGCGGGGTTGGTGGATGTGGGTGAAAGGTTTCAGGGAACTTATATTGCAGCGTTGTTAGATAACAATATAGTTGCAGTCGCCGCCCATTATTGGAATGGCATGGTGGTGGTACAAGCGCCAGTGTATTTACCAGAGGTGGTGCAAATAGCAGTAGCCCAGTCTCATCGCACTATTTCTGGAATTGCTGGCCCGGCTGCACAAGTGGAAGTTACCAAGCAAGTTTTAGGGCTGGCTCATCATCCCACTAATATAGATGAGCGTGAATTATTATTTTCCTTAGCACTATCAGATTTACAAATTCCCCCTGCCTTAGCATCCGGTGAAGTAAAGTGTCGATTGCCACACCAAGAAGAATTTGATTTACTCACTGAATGGTGTGTTGCCTATAATGTGGAAGCATTAAAACAAAGTGGAAATACTGATTTAAGTTTATCTTGTCGCCATGCAATAGAAGCGCGTCAAGCTACAGCGAGACATTGGATTTTAGTAGTAGAAGATACACCTGTTGCTTATACTACCTTTAACGCCCGCTTGCCAGATATTGTCCAAATCGGTGGAGTGTGGACACCGCCGGCTTTCAGAGGTAAAGGCTATGCCAGAAGCGTAGTTGCAGGCTCATTGTTAGAAGCGCGATCGCATGGTGTAGAACGCGCTATCTTATTTACACAGCAAACTAACTTAGCAGCACAAGCCGCTTATCGGAGTATTGGTTTTCGGACGACTGGTGAGGAATTTGGTTTAGTTTTATTTGACATGAAATAA